In the genome of Croceimicrobium hydrocarbonivorans, one region contains:
- a CDS encoding LytR/AlgR family response regulator transcription factor: MLRAVIIDDEQNSREALVGKLDLFCPELEIAGQGGSVQEGLDLLDQEDIDVLFLDIDLAGESGFDLLNGLMADETKKHPAVIFITAHDEFAIQAIKFSALDYLLKPVDPEELVKAVRKVESEKGLPKRASNFNVLVENIRQASDSPKKIVVPTSDGMHVIRLTDIIRLESSSNYTTFFLNGQKNLLASKTLKEFDMMLEGYNFLRIHKSHLVNVNYLKKYVQTDGGYLILEDGSRIPVANRKKEQLMTLLKNL; encoded by the coding sequence ATGCTCAGAGCAGTTATTATCGACGACGAACAAAATTCGCGCGAAGCCTTAGTGGGGAAACTGGATTTATTTTGCCCTGAATTGGAAATTGCCGGACAAGGTGGTTCCGTGCAAGAGGGCTTGGATCTTCTGGATCAGGAAGATATAGACGTTCTTTTCCTGGATATTGATTTGGCAGGCGAAAGTGGCTTCGACCTTTTAAATGGCCTTATGGCAGATGAGACGAAGAAGCATCCGGCCGTAATATTTATTACCGCCCACGATGAATTCGCTATCCAAGCGATCAAGTTTAGCGCTCTCGATTATCTTCTTAAACCTGTAGATCCGGAAGAATTGGTTAAGGCCGTCCGCAAAGTGGAAAGTGAAAAGGGCCTTCCTAAAAGAGCTAGTAATTTCAATGTACTAGTAGAGAATATCCGTCAGGCCTCAGATTCCCCTAAAAAGATTGTGGTGCCTACTTCGGATGGTATGCACGTAATTCGATTGACCGATATTATCCGTTTGGAGAGTAGCTCCAATTACACCACTTTCTTCTTGAATGGTCAAAAGAATCTCCTGGCATCCAAAACCTTAAAGGAATTTGATATGATGTTGGAAGGTTATAATTTCCTACGCATCCACAAATCCCATTTGGTGAATGTGAACTATCTGAAGAAGTATGTGCAAACGGATGGAGGCTACCTTATTTTGGAAGACGGTAGTCGAATTCCGGTAGCCAACCGAAAAAAGGAGCAGTTAATGACCCTTTTGAAAAACCTTTAG